TTCAAGAATTCAGCAGAGTTTAGCATTAAATGACACTTACACGTTTCGTAAAAAGGGGAACGAGGAGCAACATAAGGTGAACGTTCGAGTACTCGATAAACTGAAGGAAGCAGACGGGTTTCTGCAAGACGCCATAAGAACGACTCCAGGCGAGGATGTAACGTCAGCACAGAAAAAAGTATCAGAAGGTATTGGCATTCTTATTCATCGTGAAAAATTAATAAAGTTAGCAGATTCTTCTGACAGCGGATGGCGTGTAGTCCAAGAATACGAGGCTCACCCTCTAGCTGACGACTCCGACGacgaaaagaaaatatttagagcCCAAGTCAAAGCCGACCGGAAGTTGAAACAGGAAAAGCGATCTAGGGGGTTTCGTTACAGTCCTTTTCAACGAAATACGTATTTTCCGACGCAAGACGCATCGGTAGCAGCACCATCGCAGAATCGAGGAATGCGGCCCTCACAAGGATGGAATCAGTCTACTCAGGGACGGAAACCCGGTACTTGTTTCCGCTGTGGGCGACCAGGGCACTGGCGAGCAGAATGTAAAGCCGTGATGGGAGATGGTGGTCAAGTGAATAAGGATTCACAGATAAGTAAAAATTTGTTGCATTCTGTAGTAGAAAGTTTTAAGAGCATAAAAGAAAATACTGTACAGGATCAAATATTGATAACGCCAGTTGGTAAGTTGAAAAGTTCTTTAGAACACTGGAAAGCTGCTGGGGCTAATCAATACATTTTAGATGTAGTAGAACATGGCTACAAATTGCCGTTAAGAAATATTCCTAGTTCTGTTCGTCTAAAAAATAACAAATCGGCCAGAGATAATCCAAAATTTGTATCCGGTGAGattaaaaatttacttttgaaaGGTTGTGTAACTGAGGTTCAAGAAACACCGTACATCATAAATCCCCTCACAGTGGCTTACGGGAAATCAGGTAAGCCTCGACTCGTGCTAGATTGCAGACATATAAATCTCGAgcttttcaaatataaatgttgttttgagGATCAGTCGGTTGCTAAGCAACTTTTCTCAACTGGGGactatttgttttcttttgatatAAGAAGTGCGTATCATCATATCATGATTTTTCaagaacataaaacatatttaggTTTTCCATGGGAGTGTGACGGTCAAGCTCATTATTATGTATTTAATGTGCTTCCTTTCGGAATTTCAACAGCAGGGTTCATATTTACTAAGCTTTTGAGAGTAGTTGTGACTAAGTGGAGATCCCAAGGGTTTAGAACAGTATTATTTCTGGATGATGGGCTCAGTGGTGAGAGTACGTACACTAGGGCTTTACAGGCATCTAAATTTATGCATCAAGATTTGattatgtttgggtttttgatagCAGAAGACAAATGTCATTGGGAACCATGTCAAAGTATCGTATGGCTAGGTTATTTATGGGATACATGCAGGGGTATCTTTATGGTCACAGAAGATCGTATACAAAAAACAGAAAGGTTGTTGAAAGAATTCATGGAAATGATACGTTGCACGTTTGATAGGGCAGTTGATCTCTATGCAGTCAGCCATTGGGCAAGTCGTAAGACTAATGTCAAGGTCGCTGTATGAATGTGTTCTCAGTCGTGCTAGTTGGGAAGCTCCAGTCATGGTAAGTTCGAAGGCATTTGACGAAATTATATTTTGGAATGAAAATTTGAGAACGCTTAATAAAGGCAAACTTGACGCAGAGTTATTAGAAAGTATAGaacaaaaacatattcaaaaaaCTGTCTTTTGTGACGCCAGTGGAGCTGGTTTTGCTGGatatattgatgaaaatgacGACAGCCAAGTTGTCGGCTGCTGGTCTGAATCCGAAAGTGGATTAAGTTCCACGTGGAGGGAACTAGAGGCCGTGCACAGAGTTTTAAACAGTTCAGTTAAGAGCCTGGAAGGGCAGAACATTTTGGTTAACACtgataataaaaatgttgtttccGTTTTGAAAGTTGGTAGTAGAAAACCAGTTTTGCAAGACATAGCAGTAGGTGTTTACGAAGTATGTAAAGTGCATAACATCAGTTTGTTTCCAAAATGGATTCCAAGAGCAGAAAATAAAGAAGCAGATTTTTTCAGTAGATGTACCGACAGTGATGACTGGTCAGTCGAAAATAAGATATTTAAGACATTAGACAAAAAGTGGGGTCCGCATACTTTTGATTTATTCGCATGTAGTTACAACGCTAAATGCAATGCATTTTACTCAAAGTATTGGTGCCCAGGGACTTCCGGTATAGATGCAATGAGCTTTAGATGGACTGGTGAAAATTTTTGGCTTGTTCCCCCACCCACGTTGGGTGTTCAATGTATACGTAAAATACAAAGTGAAAAATGTACTTGTACACTACTTTTACCAGTGTGGAAGTCTGCGCCATTTTGGTCACTACTTTTCCATGACGGTAAAAGGATGAGTGATTATGTTAatgaatatattatatttcagccAGGAAAGCTAACAAGAAGAGGCAGAGGCAGAAACGGCATTTTTGACGGCAggccgttatattttggcctaaTTGCTCTAAGATTTGTATAATTAGGTATATATATAGTGATATCGTGTTTTGTCTATTTGAACAGGCTTGAATTTGAAAAGCTGCATTGACGAGGAAATTCAGCAGAGCGGGATACAACATATTAGTTTTGATGAACTGTCGTCCAAGATGGCCAATTTTCTGACGCTGTCGAAAAATGACACTACGGTTAATAAGTATTATTCTTATTTCAAAAAGTGGgattatttcatttcttcaaaGGGTGGATCAGCACTGCCTGCCTCCCCAATTCATGTCGCGTTATACTTAACCGAGCTTATTGACAAACATTCACCAAATTCAGTGATTTCTAATACGGTTTACTCCATAAAATGGGCACACTCCTTGAAGAATTTACCTGATCCGACAGATAATATGTTTGTCACAAACTTAATGGATGCTTCAAAACGGACTCTTTCAAAACCTGTAAATAAGAAGGAGCCAATCACTACGTATACAGACATTTTAATTACACTGTGTGATAAATATACAGTATGTACGGATGTTCTAGTCATTAGAGATTTGGCAATGATATTACTCGCTTATTCAGGTTTCTTACGGTTTGATGAATTAAGCAGGTTACATTGTAATGATATTCAGTTTCATGAtaattatatttctgtttatattaGACAAAGCAAGACTGACCAATATCGTCACGGAGATAAAATTGTCATTTCAAAGGGTAGTTCGGTAGCTTGCCCGTACAACATGTTAAAACGGTATTTTGAAGTCACCGGTTTATCTGTTACAGAtgatgtatttttgtttaaaccGTGCATTAGGTCAAAATATAAATGCAaacttatttacaaaaacaaacctCTTAGTTACACTCCAGCCAGAGAATGTCTTGTTTCGAGATTAAGAGAGGTCGTAGGAGATTTGAATATAGGTCTACATTCACTCCGCGCCGGAGGCGCCACGGCGGCAGCCAACGCGGGTGTCAACGATAGATGTTGGAAGCGGCACGGGCGTTGGAAAGGGGAAAATAGCAAAGACGGTTATGTTGCCGACTCCTTGGAGAGGAGATTAATAGTTTCAAAATCATTGGCTCTGTAAGCACCAGTATGTCTTTCCAGCCCGCTCTTTTGTGTTTTTCTAAACCGTCCGTCTGGTATTGCACTTTGTGTTtgttattatatttaacaaatagtGTAGAAAAGACTATTAATTTCACGCGTTTCGGTAGTATAgcgtgaaatatttgtctttCGCGTAACGTATACAATACAGTGGTATATATTGGTCAGTCTTGCGCACGATTGTTTCGTGCTTGTGTAAAGGTACTTTATTGGTGATGTGTATTTAGTAGTCATTCTACCGGACGATTTCGTAcaagaaacattttctttaagattGATAAATAAGTAATACACatataaatgaaattgataatattGTATTTAAcggagtaaaaaaaaaataataatatatataattcaggGCAGAATTCGATGttgcttatttttaatttttaggttTTTTCTTCTTGACAAAATTCAACACGTTTTTCCactaagtttggcatagaatgtgtatgtatgtatatgacCATGAAAATGATagtgaataaaaataaaagttaatagaaatgcaagaagaatgtattTACTTCAAAAGTGCCGCGGCAGTGTACCTGCaaactatttttgtttgtttcaaaatctTTAGTCACTTTTTGAGTATTTATCTTTAggattttgagagaaaatattaGATTGTTTAGCCACAATTATGTGGGTTTAGTCTTTTAAGGTTACAGTTACAAGATCAGTATGTTATGATATTACGTTTAGATTATTTGACagcttaaaggcaaagaaaatctcctatatacagactttttaatccccaatatacaagatcctgtctggtccagtctgataagggtccataaaacccctgtagacttgacatgtagcctaattattgtcagggaatcataaattttattgcctacaggtaaattggttatttcctgtgttttgcattttattaattgaaatgctgttgttttttagtcttttttcagcatgtacacaaaattattttaattgataagatactaattttgattgctcagtcatgttgagtgatgtcctggccaattaaattataactcttatagcaaagcatttcttactataaaataattattcaaaacataagaagagaaattacaagtttgtttattcagtGATTATGATCTtcttatcaaaagtaacaaaataaaaacgaaaaaaaaaaagataattgctggattttattagaaattaaagaagcgttcagttgcatttttaacagataaagaaggtatatagacagaaggatgttatatattaaaaatgcttaattcctcttgtgttgtctaagtaatgttaactttcttttatgtataataaaatccagcaataaagatatatcattgttcaaaatacacaataatttattacttctaaaatcTATGTgactgaatgcattttttatatttttgataataaaaaacagcaataatgagatgtaattgttaaaaaacttactttattaaaaatatgataaaacactgttgtatcttatcactttgtttatttagccctaattcaatcaagctttctaaactcgttataaaggtgagaactgatttgctataaaggtgagaaatatcacctgcaaatatttactgcacagtagctatacagtagcttattatgataaacagaagcaagtctaccaatggtcctggcttgtgtattggcccttatcgccaatatgcagaccttatcatctccataggccacataccaggcatgccggaatcagtgtctttaaatataaatgtacaaacGTTTTTCTCTGTAGAAAGTTGATTATGATAATGCAGCGTATTTTTCATAGTGTATCTTATTCTTTCGACAGTATTAGGTGTATAGTTCTAAAAACACGATGTTATTATCGAAAGttactttcataatatatatgttttctgtttttccacCATATATCCGCAAGGAATGAGGCCCTACATTCAGCGATCTGACATTTGACAGGTTTTCAGAGAAATTTCATTTAGTAACTCAAATGTTTTAAGCTCTGTTTTTTCCTGGGCGAGTCGGTTCGCATATGATTtagatttttctttttcattttggcATTTAACCATGTATTTGTAAAATCGTATAAAAAAAAAGTGAGAAACAAAAGAGGAAAGCTTTAATTTTCGTGGATATACGGTACCTTTTTGCAGTACCAAACTTATTTTTACTCAGAATGCGGTTGCTTGACATAAACTTCATATTTTGTGTTACATGTAATTATGAACGTATCATGGCTGCACTTCGTAAATAAACCGCCGTCTGGTATTGCACTTTGTGTTtgttattatatttaacaaatagtGTAAAAAAGACTACACTAGTACTAATCCCCTGCATTCAATTAAAGCGCGCAGTGAAGCGTGGTAATTTCAGTTGTTCCCTTTGCTGCCATTTGAGCACTATTTTCTTTCGGCGGAATTTGACATCTGTGGtggttatcaaaaaatcgattaagcCGAAATTCGACAATCCGACCAAAAACAGCGAGCGTCCGTCTCAGTTATCTAAATGAGAGCTTTGATGGAAAGATTTACgcattttttgaattttaaacaaaataaacctgataaattgaaaaaagaactATTGAAAGAGTTGCTGAGGGGTGttgttaaattaatttttattagaCGATTAGTTTAATTCAATGTATTGGACCCGAAATGAAAATCGGAAATTTCCGTTAGATTCCGTTTTCTCCGTATCCGAAATTCTCGGCTGACTTGCTAAGTAATACCGAAGTATGATAGAACTACATACTACATAATCACTTAGAAAGTTCCGAGCGCCATTATGGGTCCAGTAACTTATATAAGTTTGTAGCCTACATTCTGATATACTGCATACCGCTCCATTTACATGTGCCTGTTCAAAGTTAGCAACAAAAAAGCTTATACATTGGGAATACTGTTAATCCAGACGGAgaatatgtattttgatgacTGATATTTTTACTGCGCTGTCTATCTACTTCAATATGTGATGTAACTGGTGATCGGAATCTGATACAAAAAAAGACGTTGGGTTTCATATTTGTACCGTCCGCGTACATTTATTCCTAGTACATGTACGAAACAATAAGCGTTTGTTACAATTGTCAGGAAACTGGTCTAAAACTGTCTGGAAACTGGTCTAAAattgtctggaaactgttttaaaattgatCAAAAGGCTAACGATCTGTTAATACACAAGGTTTAACCTCAAATAAGAGGATCAGTGTTTtaggttgtattttttttttatagaaaatacaaaaaataatatcgGAATCTTTAGGTACAAACGGTAAACcaattttcaacatttctttcatcccatgtttttttttataagttttatttttaattttaactgaCCCGGCCAGCGACTAATGCCACCATTCGTACCTTTTGATTTTGTTCCatatattgtatttcttttttgtgtATTTGGTAAATTGGTTGTTTTATTCTTaagataaaagaatatattgcTGCGCATATATGGATTAATCTGAGTGAATAAAAATTCGCCCGATATTTAACAAGTTTTCCTCCTTGTCGAGTCTGAAATAAAACTGGGAGGAAAACAAACGGAAGAAAACTCAGAAAAATAATATAATGGTAAAATCAACGATGCAAGACAACAAATGAATTtagtataataaatacatttacatgaGAATGATACAAGACAAATCTCTTCCCGAAAtctaaatttttttcattatcaGTACGAAAATGGGTAAAGATGTTTCTCTTATTATCTGACATTTAACATTCATTATATAGTTTCTCTTGCGACAGATAATCTCGTCTGAGATTAAATTCCGAATGACAATATTCCATGATTGGAATTTTATTACAAGCGTAATAAAAGCAAATTTGCAGGAGCCATTGCCTTTTTATCCAATAACCCGCGTTGCCCAGATAACAAGTCTGCTTCTAAAAATAATATGGTCACTTGCCCTTCATGAATTTTTTTCGTGCCGCTGACTTTGATGAAACTGCCTATCACCGCTGTGGGTTCCAAACCTTGCTTGACAATATACCATTGCTTGAATTTCATTACGGGCAATTTAAATGTAAACTTGCAGTTGTTTTCACCAATATAGGGCAGCAATTTCCTGTGCTCAAATAAAAGTAACCCTTTCTGCAAGATGTGTTTTAACAGTTTCACGTACGACTATATGTGCTAGTCGAGTTATAAAGGTTACTAGCTCCTTAAAACACATTTGATTAAAGAATAAATGTTCTTATCACACGATAAGAACGTCgacaaaatgcaaatctcaaAATCTTAAATCTCAATCTTACCAGTCTATCAACGAAACTCCGTTCGAAGAGCAAATTACATCAATGCAATAAAATTCTAAGATCAGACAGGACCGCAGTCTCTTGAATCTTAAATTGGTTTGAAGTTTGACTTTTCCAATCAAGAAACAATAAATGTGTGACATATTGACAACCCAATTCTAAGTAATTCCTAATTTATTAGAAAAGTTTTCTAGCGGTATAATGTGATATGTCTGGTTGAAAGGAGGTCTAAATTGATGCGATAAAATACGAAGTTGCTGTAAAATCTAGTTTGACAATTTCACTAAATCTAATCAAAATGAGCGACTTTCGACTTTTAATCTTTCACATTTCATACCCGACAGCGACATTTGTTTGTATGTTCTGTTGTTTAACGCAGTCACGATCAATGTTCAAAACGAACTGTCTAGTAAATTATTGTACGCACAAATAACTCGTACTCATAAAAAATCAACAAAGTGGACTAATGACGGGTGCATGTATACATCTTTGTTTAAACGAAGACTTTATAGCAGAATTAACGTGTATAATTGACTATTTGCTAATTTGAATAAACACAACCGAACtttaaatacagaaacaatcaatgCAGTTTTCAAATTCCGTATTGAATGAAATTGCATGTGGGTcaattaatgtcattttttttctgccagttgaAAATTATTCTAAACGAAGACGTCCGTTATTACAAGACTATCATGCTTCATCAAAACTGCAATCCCTTaagtttcaaacttttcaaataaATCTAGCTAAACTTCGACCAGCTCTATACAACGATGGTCTAAActgactgtttccagtcaatcTTTACATTATGGTAAATCGTCCCTGTGCTGTATTGTAAATTGCTAGTTTCAATTCCAAAACAAGACATAATGATGCAACATCACCACAACATAATTCGATAGCACGACAACATGACTGGACAGCACGACAATACGATACTACAACGCGGTAgtaatagacctttatcacggacacggacaatgaagacgtactatgtact
This window of the Mercenaria mercenaria strain notata chromosome 5, MADL_Memer_1, whole genome shotgun sequence genome carries:
- the LOC123558510 gene encoding uncharacterized protein LOC123558510 → MSNQENELLSNMERMLTSKLAEFEESQRDFSQAQISRIQQSLALNDTYTFRKKGNEEQHKVNVRVLDKLKEADGFLQDAIRTTPGEDVTSAQKKVSEGIGILIHREKLIKLADSSDSGWRVVQEYEAHPLADDSDDEKKIFRAQVKADRKLKQEKRSRGFRYSPFQRNTYFPTQDASVAAPSQNRGMRPSQGWNQSTQGRKPGTCFRCGRPGHWRAECKAVMGDGGQVNKDSQISKNLLHSVVESFKSIKENTVQDQILITPVGKLKSSLEHWKAAGANQYILDVVEHGYKLPLRNIPSSVRLKNNKSARDNPKFVSGEIKNLLLKGCVTEVQETPYIINPLTVAYGKSGKPRLVLDCRHINLELFKYKCCFEDQSVAKQLFSTGDYLFSFDIRSAYHHIMIFQEHKTYLGFPWECDGQAHYYVFNVLPFGISTAGFIFTKLLRVVVTKWRSQGFRTVLFLDDGLSGESTYTRALQASKFMHQDLIMFGFLIAEDKCHWEPCQSIVWLGYLWDTCRGIFMVTEDRIQKTERLLKEFMEMIRCTFDRAVDLYAVSHWASRKTNVKVAV